The genomic region TAGTCGCTGAAAATCAAGAAACCCGACCCATAGGGCCGTATCTTTGAGAGCGACAACCCATTCAGGATCGATCCCATAGCGTGCTCGCGAATCCCGAAATGTAAATTGCGCCCCCCATAGTTTTCAGCAGTGAAATCGCCGGCACCTTCGAAGGAAAGACGGGTTTTGGTCGATGGGGTCAAGTCAGCCGAACCTCCGATCATCCATGGAACATTCTTAGCGATTGCATTGAGGACCTTGGCTGAAGCTTCGCGTCCAGCCATACCCTTTCGATCCGGGGAAAACGACGGCAATCCTTTGTCCCATCCATCAGGTAGCTGGCGATGCTGCATCTTATACAGGTGATCGGCCAACTCTGGATATCGTGCTTTGTAATCATCAAACTTCGCCATCCACGCTTCACGTAGCTCGTGACCGCGCTTGCCAAACCCCTCCTCGAAGTGATCGTAAACGTCTTGAGGCACTAAGAACTTTGCATCCTCTGGCCACCCGTACCGTTTCTTGGTCAGCCTAATCTCATCCTCGCCTAACGGCTCGCCGTGCGCTGCGTGGGTGTCTTGCTTATTGGGCGAGCCCCATGCGATATGACTATCAACAATGATGAGGGTCGGTCTATCGTCTGTGTTCTTGAATGTCCTAAAAGCTCGTTCGAGCGTTTCCAGGTCATTCGCGTCCCCGACGCGGGTGACGTTCCAACCGTAGCCGATGAAGCGCGTTGCCACATCTTCACTGAATGCCCAGGCAGTGTGACCCTCAATTGTTATCTTGTTGTTGTCGTAGATCCAACAGAGATTGGAGAGACCAAGGTGGGCGGCCAGTGAAGCAGCCTCGCCAGACACTCCTTCCATCATACAGCCATCACCACAAAGAGCATACGTTTCATAATTGAACAATTCGAAGCCGGGGCGGTTAAAGTACTGAGCCATCCACCGCTCGGCCATGGCCATGCCTACACTTGTTGCAACACCCTGACCCAAGGGACCAGTTGTGGTTTCAACTCCAGATGTCCAGCGGTACTCCGGATGACCGGGGCATTTACTGTGGAGCTGGCGAAAACACTTAATATCATCGAGGGGTACCGATAACTCGCCTAGTCTTTCGTATTTGGGATTTACGGCTTTCACGCGGGCCAGGTGCAGCATGGAATACAGTAGCATCGACGCGTGGCCAACAGAAAGAACAAATCGATCCCGAT from Gammaproteobacteria bacterium harbors:
- the tkt gene encoding transketolase, coding for MKNLTTESATIDQLSINTIRTLSIDAVQQANSGHPGTAMALAPVVYCLWQRFLRFDPNDPIWPNRDRFVLSVGHASMLLYSMLHLARVKAVNPKYERLGELSVPLDDIKCFRQLHSKCPGHPEYRWTSGVETTTGPLGQGVATSVGMAMAERWMAQYFNRPGFELFNYETYALCGDGCMMEGVSGEAASLAAHLGLSNLCWIYDNNKITIEGHTAWAFSEDVATRFIGYGWNVTRVGDANDLETLERAFRTFKNTDDRPTLIIVDSHIAWGSPNKQDTHAAHGEPLGEDEIRLTKKRYGWPEDAKFLVPQDVYDHFEEGFGKRGHELREAWMAKFDDYKARYPELADHLYKMQHRQLPDGWDKGLPSFSPDRKGMAGREASAKVLNAIAKNVPWMIGGSADLTPSTKTRLSFEGAGDFTAENYGGRNLHFGIREHAMGSILNGLSLSKIRPYGSGFLIFSDYARPAIRLSALMEIPVIHIFTHDSIGVAEDGPTHQPIEQLASLRAVPGLITLRPADANEVTEAWCVIMQLHHEPVALILSRQALPTLDRTKYAPASGLAQGAYVLADAIDGKPEVLLLGSGSEVSLCIDAYERLTVDGIKVRVVSMPSWELFERQSEEYRELVIPPHVKA